Proteins from one Penaeus vannamei isolate JL-2024 chromosome 8, ASM4276789v1, whole genome shotgun sequence genomic window:
- the LOC113807518 gene encoding uncharacterized protein, whose translation MNVLTAVGTIMVSLSLYHVTFGSVIQEVLVKVEISVSHEGRIAANHGQERPPAAALSANGTGALATGSSPIDVTSPPTTTIGEQPWSTSTASATTSKDAGTTAVPTTTQPAISTSTAELTTTTTSEPTTTATTSQPTTTTTEPTTTTTNEPTTTTTTSEPTTTTTEPTTTTTSETTTTTAEPTTTTTSEPTTTTAEPITTTEPSPTESPTASPLDADFLRIALMGECRDEGEICSSGENLTCTYITDCPLLHLCCPYTCGNRCVAPARKRTLMGSEDTTSFGFVIDLWFNQFSTETYSNIVTAIWDRIRWETNPPSVNVMVRSFSTTRTDPNEADFCELYRQLETLNFDFPALKLQFDPFSRNKNVLYIITGSDSYHFFRLLSPLKRIFDSLCYVVVDDTSLENYNMIATEENGEPCVLTLEQLARHGFTSEDFPPRPNCKRRNSACSKDSDCGTLALTCVGGTCQPPDCAPAAGPHPRCRLDSDSELYQCDYNTSGSASSVISELLKHQNFPFTSDTTEDVPGCCDNGQVLCHEFPLRCVDREKVCDTTFDCITGEDEHFNTCDNRVCREDEFRCTSGQCVPQHKRCDTRKDCADESDEKGCSQVECNFSPAFQCVSGQCVPEVYQCDGQEQCVDGSDEEACA comes from the exons ATGAACGTGCTAACGGCCGTGGGCACAATCATG gtgtctctctccctctatcacgtGACTTTTGGTTCCGTGATACAGGAAGTACTCGTGAAAGTAGAG ATAAGCGTGTCACACGAGGGCCGCATCGCAGCTAATCATGGCCAAGAAAGACCAC CCGCTGCTGCTCTTAGCGCGAATGGGACCGGCGCCCTTGCAACTGGCAGCTCGCCGATAGATGTGACGTCACCCCCCACGACCACCATAGGAGAACAACCATGGTCCACGAGTACAGCATCAGCTACAACCTCAAAGGACGCCGGAACAACCGCAGTTCCCACTACCACTCAACCAGCCATATCTACTTCTACAGCTGAACTAACAACTACCACAACTAGTGAGCCAACCACAACTGCCACAACCAGTCAGCCAACCACAACTACCACGGAACCAACAACTACCACAACCAATGAGCCAACCACAACTACCACAACCAGTGAGCCAACCACAACTACCACGGAACCAACAACTACCACAACCAGTGAGACAACCACAACTACCGCGGAACCAACAACTACCACAACCAGTGAGCCAACCACAACTACCGCGGAACCAATAACTACCACTGAGCCATCACCAACTGAGTCACCCACAGCCTCAC CTCTAGATGCTGACTTCCTCAGAATAGCATTAATGGGCGAATGTAGAGACGAGGGAGAAATATGTAGCAGCGGAGAAAACTTAACATGTACCTACATCACAGACTGCCCACTCTTGCATCTGTGCTGTCCGTACACCTGTGGTAACAGATGTGTAGCACCAGCAAGGAAAA GAACTCTGATGGGGTCTGAAGACACTACTTCCTTCGGATTCGTGATTGACCTTTGGTTCAACCAATTCTCGACAGAGACCTACAGCAATATTGTCACTGCAATCTGGGATCGTATAAG ATGGGAGACGAATCCCCCGTCAGTCAACGTGATGGTTAGAAGCTTCTCCACAACCCGCACCGACCCCAACGAAGCTGATTTTTGCGAGCTGTATCGTCAACTGGAGACGCTCAATTTCGATTTCCCGGCGCTCAAGCTACAATTTGATCCCTTTTCCAGAAATAAGAACGTCTTAT ACATCATCACTGGATCGGACTCTTACCATTTCTTCAGACTTCTCTCGCCTCTGAAACGGATCTTCGACTCGTTGTGCTATGTTGTGGTTGATGACACCTCTCTTGAAAACTACAACATGATTGCTACCGAAGAGAACGGCGAACCCTGTGTCCTCACCCTCGAGCAATTAGCCAGACATGGTTTCACTTCAGAAG aTTTCCCTCCGCGTCCAAATTGTAAAC GTCGCAACAGCGCCTGCTCGAAGGACTCGGACTGCGGCACCCTGGCTCTCACGTGCGTCGGCGGCACCTGCCAGCCCCCGGACTGCGCGCCCGCGGCCGGACCCCATCCGCGATGCCGCTTGGACTCGGACTCAGAGCTCTACCAGTGTGATTACAACACCTCTGGAAGCGCC aGTTCTGTGATATCCGAGTTACTCAAACATCAGAATTTCCCTTTCACAAGTGACACAACGGAGGACGTACCAG GTTGTTGTGACAATGGGCAGGTGTTATGCCACGAGTTCCCGCTGCGCTGTGTAGACCGGGAAAAGGTGTGTGATACGACCTTCGATTGCATCACCGGCGAAGACGAGCATTTTAACACCTGCGATAACA GAGTGTGTCGCGAGGACGAATTTCGCTGTACGTCAGGCCAGTGCGTTCCTCAGCACAAACGATGCGATACAAGGAAGGACTGCGCAGACGAATCGGACGAAAAGGGCTGTTCTCAGGTCGAGTGCAATTTCTCACCAGCCTTCCAGTGCGTGTCAGGTCAATGTGTTCCTGAGGTTTACCAGTGCGATGGTCAGGAGCAGTGTGTTGACGGCAGTGACGAGGAGGCCTGTGCTTAA